In Agelaius phoeniceus isolate bAgePho1 chromosome 18, bAgePho1.hap1, whole genome shotgun sequence, one genomic interval encodes:
- the TMEM233 gene encoding transmembrane protein 233 yields MSALPAGADIKRALENSPETNIEDELPDEPPPPRPKNYLLLSILSCFCPAYPVNIVAFVFAVMALNSYNQGDIEGSKRLGRNALWVAVASIIIGLFIIGIYCAVHFTTHAI; encoded by the exons ATGTCCGCGCTCCCCGCCGGCGCCGACATCAAGCGGGCTCTGGAGAACAGCCCCGAGACCAACATCGAGGATGAGCTGCCCGacgagccgccgccgccgcggcccaAGAACTACCTGCTCCTCAGCATCCTCTCCTGCTTCTGTCCCGCCTATCCCGTCAACATCGTCGCCTTCGTGTTCGCCGTCATG gctctgaacAGTTACAACCAGGGAGACATAGAAGGCTCCAAGCGGCTGGGTCGCAACGCGCTCTGGGTGGCCGTGGCCTCCATCATCATCGGCCTCTTCATCATCGGCATCTACTGCGCGGTTCACTTCACCACG